ATACCCTAACACCCCTTACACACTCCTAATAGCTACTTAATACCATTAACTATGAGAACACTTGgtgaaaaatgtgttagatGAAGAAGGATGTTCGTATGTCTCAGTATAGAACGGGTGACCGTAGTGAGCGGATAAGAACGATAAATTACCTGCATGATTCCATCACTGATCACCGGTGTAGGGTTACGCTTGACGGTGTGGATTCCTACCTCAGTTCCGGCCACGGAATTGAGAAAATTCACCAGGCACTCACACAACTCGACAACGCCAAAATTATCCAATTCTTCCTACACAATCTCAACACCATCGCAACACTATACtaatcattaaattattatataaaattaatattatataaaattaataaaattaatattttaataaaattaataatttgtgaaaataaataaaattaataattttgtgGAAATGGGTAATTAGTGTTTGTGATGGTGGTATGTGTGAATTGTGGTTTGGAGGTGTTGACGTTGTACCACGTGTACAACGAGGTTAACTACTGCCTTGCGACCTGCGAAAACTGCGGGGAAATCTGCGATAAATATGTCGAGTGGGAAATTCCACTCATCATCATCGATCTATTCCTCTTCAAAATTCAAGTCTACAGACACTTGATACATAATCACTCTCCTTCCCCTCCTCTCTCTCCCTCTCTCTCTCCTACTCACAGTACTGTACACAATAATACTCCCTCTCTCTCTCCCTCTCTCTCCCCCTCTCCCAATACTACTTATAATACTGTACACAGTAGTGTAGGAAGTAGTATGGGAGGAGTTAGGAGAGTGGGATTGAGGATAAGGAGTACGTTGGTGCGTGTGATGTTACTGTTGATATCGGCGACGATACTGGACAGTTACTCGATGTTAACGTCGTGTAACTACTTGACAAGCCCGCCGAACATCTGCTTTCCACAGTTCCAATCCTACAACCAGTCACTCCTCACACAAACCTCCAAGTTCTTCCGTACCCAAACTATCCACAATCGTATCTCCAATCGCATCTCCAATCGTAATTCCAACTTATCTCAAGGTATTTTCAACCTTTTCTCCAACGTGTCTCAGGTTTTACCAACCGTGTCTCAGGGTTTACCAACGTATTTGACAGTATTTATGAACCTACCTCAGGTTCTTCCAACGTATCTAAGGGTGCTTCCAGCCGTACCTCAGGTGTTTCAGGCGTATCTGAGGGTAAATCTGAAGGTACTGAGGGTATTTCCGTAGTTATTTTCTGAGTTATATTCTGAGCCGAATTTTTATccattttatatataaaaattaatcaaacaaataaataataaactattattttaccatataaataataaattattattttactatatgaatgataaaattgtgtaatcAGTGTTGGAGTTGGTGGAGAAGATGTCGAGTGCGATGATGTGTTATTCTCGGTTGAACATATTTAAGCGTGTGGGAATGAACGCCGAGTACTGTAACCGCACGTACAGCCGTGCCATGGAACTGTTCTTCCTCATTTTCCTGCAAAATCCGACACTCTGTTCCTGGAGTAAAAACCTCACCGCAGACTGCAAAGATATTACCGAACTCGGGATCATCTCACTCTCAATTCTCAGGGTTCTCTCTTACTGCCtttatgttattattttttacacaattctACGGAGATTCAAACTTATCACTCACAAACGGAGGATTAACAGGAAGAAACGGAGGATTAATGAAAAAGATGACAATTTGTgtgataaaaaaataaatgccaaagttgatcgggttaggAATTTACGAGGAAAATATCACACCAATTCTGCTGCTGAGAATGACAGTACAGTTACTCCACTGTCCACAGTGGAGACAACAGTGTCTACAGGATTAAAGGGAGTGTTGAATATGTTTTACGCGTTGTTGTTGAGTTTTCACATAAAATCTCTGGTGTTGATGATTAATGTTTGGTACCCTACGCACACGATTTTAATTGTCATTGAGCTGTACATTTACCTGAACCACATCGTGGAACTAAAGGCGATTTCTAACCTCTCACTCGGCGTTTCAGCCTTCATCGTCGTCACCGGCGCCCTTCTCAAAATCGCAATCTACTTCCTCTGGTTCCACATCATCAACACTCTCAACCTACACTATTTCTACTCATAATCTcttaacactatttttattctacacaattttacattatttattgtgtAGTGTGTGAGGATTCCTGGtgaaattgaataattttatttgagGATGGTTTCGATTCGgtttttatacttaaattttatctatattccaaatttaaataaaactcACCCGAGGTACGGattcaatattttaatgttcAGTAGGACCGTGACGCCGGTGAAGTTATTTCCGGAACTGACgctcaaatttaataatttcatcaaCTCACTCAAATCCACTCCAAACCCGCAACATCACGTAAGAAATACGTAAACTTGTGTAATCTGATTAACTGTGTTCTAGGAGTTTGTAACTGATGTCCTGGACTTAATCGCAAAATCAACCAACCCAAATCTCAACTCCATACTCTCTCAACAGTATCTCAACCCTTTtcaacactattttactcattttaacactattttattcattttaccACTAGATTACTGCTTAATTACTCATTAAATTACCCTATTAATACTTTTAATATGATTGTGTGTAGTAACTTTGAGTACGAGGACAggaaaaatgtgtttaaattattagttgaTAATTGGAATGGGAAGGGGATCCCATTAACCATAGACAAGCTTTTCTCTCTCAATAAAGTAATCAAGGGACTTGAATTAGACCCCCTCACAGTTTCCGAAATCCTAAACACTCCAACAAATGATGCAACAATTAGTAATACAAAGATGAATGTGAAAGTAAATGATGTAAAGAAGAATAATGTGAAGATGAGAAATGAGGATGTGGAGCgaattttattgtttaatgATTTGTTTGGTGCTCCAGACTTTATTAACTCTCTCACCATCTCACATCCAAACATCAACACTCTCAACACCAAAAGTATTATCCacactattttatatagttaatacctatatagttaacagtataggtatagtagctccctctcggggtatacAATTCtgagtatatagttaaagtAGCTCACTCtcccttatattattagctccctctgggGGTATATAGTGGTTAagaatagtatagtaatactgTAAGAAGTGGGTTGAGGAGGCTCGAGGACCAGTCAATGGAGTAGACTGGTCCGAGAGCGAAATTTTTTTTCTTGCTGCTCTTTTTTCCTTGCAACCTCTCACACAGATTACTCTCCAATTTACTCCTTAATTACCCTAATTTAGTACTCATTTAGTTACTGTATTTAGTATTGTAATACAGTACTCCTAActataccccgagagggagctatcttatatacccctagagggagctacttaactaatacccctagagggagctatcttactatctaagggagagggagagggagctacttgactataacaattatactgttaactaatacccctagagggagctacttaactacatggatactttactatacaattatatataaatagtaatttGTAGAGAATCTATTGGGTCTGGAGTTTGAGCGTATGTTGGACTTTGACTTAAATGACTACTTGCTTGAGAATCCTCGTTATTTACCAGATTTAAAAGACGTCCCTTCCCTTGTAACTATTATGAAACAGCAGATTACTGAAATCTTTGGTGAGAATTCGAGTTTATTTCGTGACGTCACTGATCACGATTTGGTTTCACTGTCAATTTCCCTATCAGAGCTCATTTGGGAGTATAACTACTACAGGCACAGGGCGAAACCTAGGATTAGCACTGACGTGATGGAGTTACTAAGGGTTGACAAACCACTCTGTGACGACGTGTTTGCACAGCTTGTGGACTCCCGcattaatgaaattaaactCATTAAAATTCCCAACATCGTTGACAAACCCGTCTACTCACACCCACTCAAAATCTTTCCCACTCTCTACCAACTTCAATTCCAACAATCTCTCAAAGATTTTAACCACTGGTTCCAACACTCCATAGATTCTCTACTCTCTGACAATGACACTCTGGGCACAGTAAACACAGAAGACGCGGTATGGAAATATCCAAGGGCTGTGGAGGAGATTGGAGGTGTTAGGCCGTATGTGAGGTTTATATCTGACGACCCTGGTGTTCCGCCGAGTGCTGGGAAGTTCCCGAGGAAATTCGTGCAAAGGGTTGAAGGGGACTTTGAGTACTTGACAGTGACGCCAGAGGACCGGAAAGAGTTTGACAAGGTCGAAGAGGACATGAAAATGTTCCAACACATGTCACAGGACGAACTCGCCAAACACTTCATCAGAAAATTCAAATCCGAATACCAATACGCCAAACGCATCAAATCCAGACTACACACACTCAAACTCCTCAATCCCAACAACTCCACACATCTTACCCACCAAATGTATAGTGAGTTTACCCAGCAAATGGGTAGTGAGTTGACTGGGGACACAAGTAATGATTTTACTGGGGACACAAGTAATGATTTTACTGGGGACACAAGTGTATCAGCTACCACGAGTAAACAATTGAAAACTCCGTTAGAATGTGTTAATGAGTTGAGTGATGTGTTGACGGGATTGAATTACCATTTGATGAATGTGCGGCACATGTCATGGCACTTGGAGTGTGCGGGGATTTTACCCGTGGAGTGTCTTTACAATATTAAGCAAATGGGTTGCACCATCACCAACCCCAAACCCAGGACACTCTTCTTCTTCAGCCACAACTTCCTCAAAGCATTCAACACAATCACACAGTTCACCACACACCACAGTAATTCCAGTGACACAGACGTAGTGTCCGGGAATCAAGTGTTTAAGACTGGTGGATTGAGTGAATCGATGAGGGATAGGGTGCGACTATTTTTTGAGGCGTACAATTCGAGTAAGAGTCGAATTCCTGTGGAGAATGACACTACGTCAATTTCCGACGACCCGGACTATAAATTGAACGATTCTGAGCTCTTGTCTGCGATGGTAAAGTCCGGTGCTGGGATGAGGATTTCGGGTGAATTGCCATTTGGCATGCGGTTGGAGAACATTGACCGTACGAACATGACACCGCAGCTGGCGCAGTCTTCCCTGTACCGCCTGACAATATCACAGCCAGACCCCAGCTACCGCTGTAAACAGTGCAACTACACCGTCTACGGACACTACATTAACCTCGCCAAGGGGAAAACTATTGTATGCTACGAGTTCGAACAGGTCAGAGATGACCCAGACTACAAGTGCAGGAACTGCGGGGCCACCAGAGATCACTTTGAAATTGTCTACAGAACCGCAGAACGACACTATGAACTGCCGCCGTACATTCACTTCCAACTCAATCCCAAGTTCAGAAATGTTAAAACTCCTTAGTTAAGGTTAGAAATGTTAAAACTCCTTAGTTAAGGTTAGAAATGTTAAAACTCCTTAGTTAAGGTTAGAAATGTTAAAACTCCTTAGTTAAGGTTAGAAATGTTAAAACTCCTTAGTTAAGGTTAGAAATGTTAAAACTCCTTAGTTAAGGTTAGAAATGTTAAAACTGTACCCAGGGTTAGAAATGTTAAAACTGTAGCTGAGGTTAGAGATTGAGTGGATTTAAATTGGTCACTTTGGGGTTTcttttaatgtttaattcAACATTACATCTCATATAGAGTTAATTTAGGCTTTAATATGTTTACTACAGTATTTACCATAGTATTTAGTAATAGTAcagtagtatagtagtagtatagtattgtggtaggtgtctgggttaggtgtctgggtttaagGGTAGTAAATTGGGTGTATAAAAAGTATATTACAGTATTGTTTAGAGGGATTAAGATGATGTTTACAGGGTTTTAATGTGGTATAGAGTAGTATAGAGGGGTTTAAAGTGTTTGTTAAGGTGTTGATTTAGTACTGTATTTAcatactactatacatatacagTATgttatacatagtatataatatatagtatagtactctagtaatagtataatatatagtatagtatattatttaagagtatacagtattataagtatattagttaagagtatacattattataagtATATGGTATAGATATTCTAGTAATATAGGTGTAGTAGTACAGTATATTacagtagtatagtaattatAATAGATAAGATATTGTCTGTGGTTACTTGTCTGGGTTTAAATCATACTAttagtatactatactacagtgtatatacataatattatatagtatagtgtatatagtattatgtgtctgggtttaagagtgtatagtattagtacTATAGAACTGTACagtatttgtttaatagtagtaacgttttaatatagtattaaatatagtatagtataggTATACAGTTATGgatatatagttaagtagctccctctaggggtatataattatggatatatagttatttagctccctctcggggtatataattctaggtatatagttatttagctccctcttggggtatattagttaaggattaagtatatagttaatttagctccctctcggggtataatatagtatagtaaaagTTGTGGTATATGTATTGTGTATGATCTGGTGTGAGATTAGGTTTGGGTTGATTTTAAAGCTAATTCCTTGGCCAGCTTAGACACCTCCGGGCCCCTTTTAGCACGCGCCAGTCCCACCTACAACCCAATCAACATTATTCAAACCATGTTAACACATGGTATGGAATAGCTAAACACAGGAGTTAATAACTAAGCACAGTAGTGGATTGTGAATAACTGGAAAAATAGAGCCCCCGGGGGACAACAGGATCCGTTTgagcaagcaccgtaacgtaCCATCGATGGTTTATAGTTTGAGTGTCTGAAGAGAGTGAAGTAAAACTGCATAAAAGTGTTAGAGCCGAGAACGTAGGCGTGTCCGAATTCGGAAGGAACGTCCAGTTGCATAAAGCCAGGAATACACTCGTCACCGTCCACGTAAATATACTCCTCAGCACCCAGTCTTATCTCCTCCCCGCCCTATCCAATTGTTACACACTACACTTACCAGAATGTATCTCAGTGTCATGTCCTCTCCTCTCTTACATCcctataatattattatggGTAATTATTTGGtcaaaattatgtaaatttaattaaaaatttatggattttggaaataaatgcaaaagttgatcgggctaCGAATTGGAGAGGAAAATTTCCTCCACATTGCTGCTTcaaccacttatttaccaaaaaataattgtaaaaagtaaaataaataataaaaaggttgcaaaatgGTAATTAGTGGGGTAGTATAACTACTATAACTACTAGTATGAATACTTGTTGTATTAATGTTGTGAAGGTGTGGAATTCGGCGCTTGGAACGCTGTTGAGTGATGTTCCGGAGTCGAAGATGACGTAGCTGGGTTGATTGCAGCAGATTTTAGTATTGCCGAGGTAAATGGCATCGAGTGCGACTTCCCAGTAATGTTCCCTCACTACTGGGAACATTTTCAGCTCTCCCTCATAGAAACGCGGATCCGCACCGCCAAACATAAGCAAAGCATCTTCGCCCCCAATGTAAAATGCAAACTCATTTTCACTCAGTCTGTTAAGGGAAAAAATATTCTCAAGCACCGAAGGACCGGAAATACTCGACATCTCCGCAAACGCCAAACCAACTATACCCTCAAAGTTTATCTTCTACACAATAATTAGATTGACTATGTGAATTTGTGAAATATGTGAATTTTAGTTAACTACGTGAATGTGAATGGAGAGAAATTAGTCTCCATTTCTGCTGCAGTAACTACACATTaaccaaaaaataattacaaaagtaaaataaataccaataggttgcaaattgtgtaaataatggggatGCGTAACTTAATGGGTGGTAAAGAATGAGTGAATAAGTAGTAACTACATAAGTTAGtgcaagcaccgtaacgtaCTTGAAAAACGTTGGAATCGGATTCTAAATCAACGAGAGCAAAATTCTGTTCAAATGACATGTCACCAACAGTAATCACATCACTCGCAGGCCTACCCTCAATCTCACCCGTTCCAAACTACAACACACTTTTATCAACTCTTAACTATGTaatcttaactatatacccctagagggagctatcttactatagttaactatatacccctagagggagctatcttactatagttaactatatacccctagagggagctatcttactacctaattatatacccccagagggagctatcttattatatacccctagagggagctaattaactatgcttaaatatatacccctagagggagctaataatataagggtagagggagctaattaactatacttaactatTAAGGGGTGTATACTTTGATATGTATTTTTTTGGGGTTTGTGAGTCGTTTGAATGTGTTTGAGAGTTTGGGGTTAAATCTCTTAACTTTCTTACAGGTTTCAGATTCACACGTTGTTCCAACAACCCACacatttctacacattttgtCAACTTTTTAACTAGTGTTAACTAGTGTTGAGTAGGTTAATTTAACTAGTGTTAAGTaggtaaatttaactaGTGTTAAGTAGGTTAATTTAACTAGTGTTAAGTaggtaaatttaactaGTGTTGAGTAGGTTAATTTGGAGAGAAATTAATCTCCATTTCTGCTGCTGTAACCACttatttatgaaatttaattagtaaaataaaaataaataccaaaaaggttgcaaaatgGTAAATATCTGGGGTAGGATAATTAAGTTATTACGTGCTCCCGGTATCGAAAATGGGATGTAGTATTTGAGGAGGCGTACCAACACTTATCGTACCAACATACAAACTCTAATCATTAtcatataattaattgtcAAAAATAGAAATTtgaatagtaaatagttgAATAAAATACGAAAATTGATCGGGCTACGATTGGCGAGGAAAATTTCCTCCACAATTGCTGCACcaaccacttatttaccaaattttaattaaaaaagtaaaataaatatcaaaaaggttgcaaaaaGGTAAATAATGGGGGCTTACATCTTTGATTTGTTGTAGTGGAACATACTCATAACCCTTAAGAATATTCATATTCCTATTAAACTTTCTTCTCACACTATGTTGTGTTTGAGAATTTGTGAGAGTATTTGTGAGATCATTTGTGTGAGTATTTGTGTGAGGATTTGTGATGGTATGGCCTAGAGATCCGAAGGGTCCTTGGGATCTGAGAACAAATGAAATTTTCCCGTTCTTAAAGTTTTTCTGATTCTCACGGGCCAGTTCTATCACTGACACTCGTTCCTTTTCATATCTCCTCAAACCAATTGTCATCTATAATTGCGTTACGGCGTTAAGTACAACGATAACTAATTACCAAACATATTAACCATATTAACTATCTTAActatcttaactatattaacttaactatattaactatataccccgagagggagctaataatataagggatagggagctaatttactatataccccgagagggagctagtttactatagttaattatataccccgagagggagctaatttactaataccccaagagggagctacttaactatatacttagaattatataccccgagagggagctaaataaatatataccccaagagggagctacttaactatataactggTGTAACCCAGTAGTGTATAACTGAGTAAGAGTGAGTTACCTGGGGTTGATTGCCTTCGTGAAGGCACGACTTGCAATGTTTTGTTGACCAGTTACAGTCGTTACAACTCTTTAACTGCGATCCGTACACCACACTCACACACCATATCACACACAATATCACACACCCCCTCCAATCCATCAAATCCAACTCTAtcactattactatactattactattgttatattattactatactattactattattattgttaataatgttgGAAGATTGGAGAGAGATTTGGGATTGGATTAAAAGTGACTGCAGATTTGAATCATTGGTCGAcagaattaatttaaatccattaagaaattaatttttatttttacaaaatttgaTACCATTGACAGTTTGATACCGCTGACAGTTTGAAACCTATAACAATTTGAAACCATTGAAAGTTTGATGTCGTACAGAGtaaagataatttaaaaaattccggggctaaaaaaatttccgagattaaaaaaaataatttaaagggtaataaattgaaaaaatcaGTTTTTAAGCCGAAATTTTACGAATTTCGGCATAAAAGCACCTGCAAGCAGCGTAACAAACAACAGCCCAAACGCCCTAAACACAAACCCAAACTCCACCAAATCAACTCTACTCATCCCACAGACACTCATCAAATCACTTTCTATCACcttttaacactttttaacactatttatcataaattaactttaaaaatattatttcaaattcattaaaaatattaaaattaaaatattaaaattaaaataatttaaataatttgtgtattttttatgttttGTGTGAGGATTCCGGGGTTAGATTCCTGTTACACACCACACCTGAGCTGTTagtaataatgaaaaatggCGCAATTTTACTCTCTCTAATCCTCCCTCTCCTCCAATCCGTCTCATGTAAccttttacacaatttttacacttttttacacttttttacacaatttttacacttaatttatcattttaatcagaatttattatgttttaGGTTATGTTATTTCGGATTCTTTAAAGTCTTTCCATCCTCTCCATCACCCCCTCAATACCAATACTAACCTAAGTAAACTTAATACTGTAGTAAATACTGTAGGGAGTGTTGTGGAGAGAGAGGTTGAAAGTGTTGGAGTAACGGTTCCCGTGACACCTGACACCGTAACCCCTGACACCGTAACGGAACCCCCTGACACCCTAACGGAACCCCGTAAATTGAGTACTTATGAGAG
The Theileria parva strain Muguga chromosome 3 map unlocalized ctg_530, whole genome shotgun sequence DNA segment above includes these coding regions:
- a CDS encoding Arv1-like family protein; the protein is MVVCVNCGLEVLTLYHVYNEVNYCLATCENCGEICDKYVEWEIPLIIIDLFLFKIQVYRHLIHNHSPSPPLSPSLSPTHRSSMGGVRRVGLRIRSTLVRVMLLLISATILDSYSMLTSCNYLTSPPNICFPQFQSYNQSLLTQTSKFFRTQTIHNRISNRISNRNSNLSQGFTNRVSGFTNVFDSIYEPTSGSSNVSKGASSRTSGVSGVSEGKSEGTEVLELVEKMSSAMMCYSRLNIFKRVGMNAEYCNRTYSRAMELFFLIFLQNPTLCSWSKNLTADCKDITELGIISLSILRVLSYCLYVIIFYTILRRFKLITHKRRINRKKRRINEKDDNLCDKKINAKVDRVRNLRGKYHTNSAAENDSTVTPLSTVETTVSTGLKGVLNMFYALLLSFHIKSLVLMINVWYPTHTILIVIELYIYLNHIVELKAISNLSLGVSAFIVVTGALLKIAIYFLWFHIINTLNLHYFYS
- the CYM gene encoding Eukaryotic aspartyl protease family protein, yielding MDWRGCVILCVIWCVSVVYGSQLKSCNDCNWSTKHCKSCLHEGNQPQMTIGLRRYEKERVSVIELARENQKNFKNGKISFVLRSQGPFGSLGHTITNPHTNTHTNDLTNTLTNSQTQHSVRRKFNRNMNILKGYEYVPLQQIKDSLYVGTISVGTPPQILHPIFDTGSTNVWVVGTTCESETCKKVKRFNPKLSNTFKRLTNPKKIHIKFGTGEIEGRPASDVITVGDMSFEQNFALVDLESDSNVFQKINFEGIVGLAFAEMSSISGPSVLENIFSLNRLSENEFAFYIGGEDALLMFGGADPRFYEGELKMFPVVREHYWEVALDAIYLGNTKICCNQPSYVIFDSGTSLNSVPSAEFHTFTTLIQQGCKRGEDMTLRYILGGEEIRLGAEEYIYVDGDECIPGFMQLDVPSEFGHAYVLGSNTFMQFYFTLFRHSNYKPSMVGLARAKRGPEVSKLAKELALKSTQT